CTGACGACGGCTGAACGCACCGCCATCGCCGACACCCTCACCACCCTCGTGACGCAGGCGTACGACCTGCGACAGGCCGATGCCCCGGAGCGACTGCTGGCGCTCTACCCGGACAGCGGGCGGGTGATCTCGGCGGTGGCGGGGCGGGTGACGACCACGCGTGACACCCTCGCCGGGGAGATTCGGGGCTTCTGGGAGCGGGTGGGGCAGAACATGCGCGAGCCACGCTTCGAGCTGGGCTCGACCTATGTCGACCTCATCACGCGCGATGCGGCGGTGGTCACGCTGACTTACCGCATTCCGCACCTGACGCCGCGCCACACCCCCCATGTGGTGGGCGGAGCCTGGACGATGCTGTGGCGACGACAGAATGGTCGCTGGCGCATTGTGCAGGAGCATCTCTCCGATACGCCGGAAAGTACGGAGCCGGGACCGCAGGCTACCATCTCGCATTCTTCGCACTGACCGGGTCGGGGTTCTGGTCGTGGCGCGGGTCGCGGCACTGCCACCACGGTCGGGGTACTGCCACAGCGGTCGGGGTACCGCCACTGCGGTCGGGGTCTTCCTCCAGTCGGGGTTTGGGCCCGGGTCGGGGTCTTTAGGGCAGTCGGGGTCGGGGCTCCGGTCTGGCCGACGCTGCGCTGGGCGTCTGGGGGCGGCGGTTGCGGGGTCGGGGGGCGTGGGTTGGCGTGGTGTGCCCCGACAGGTAGCCCCCGGCCTCGACCCTGACCCCGCCGCCCGCTGTCTGGGTCGGGGCCCGGGTCTGGCCGACGCTGCGCTGGGCGTTGGGGGGGGCAGTCGGGGGGGGGCGTAGGTCGGCGTGGTGTGCCCCGACAGGTAGCCCCTGGCCTCGACCCTGACCCCGCCGCCCGCTGTCTGGGTCGGGGCTCCGGCCTGGCCGACGCTGCGCTGGGCGTCTGGGGGCGGCGGTCTGGGGGGGCGGGGGGGGGGCGTAGGTCGGCGTGGTGTGCCCCGACAGGTAGCCCCAAGCCCCGACCCTGACCCCGCCGCCTCCTGTCTGGGTCGGGGCTGGGGTCTGGCCGACGCTGCGCTGGGCGTTGGGGGGGCGGTCGGGGGCGCGCGCGGCGGGGGGCGGTCGGGGGGCAGGGGTTGGGGGG
Above is a window of Gemmatimonas sp. DNA encoding:
- a CDS encoding DUF4440 domain-containing protein; this translates as MAAAWVGMLSLTGACQRSDRLTTAERTAIADTLTTLVTQAYDLRQADAPERLLALYPDSGRVISAVAGRVTTTRDTLAGEIRGFWERVGQNMREPRFELGSTYVDLITRDAAVVTLTYRIPHLTPRHTPHVVGGAWTMLWRRQNGRWRIVQEHLSDTPESTEPGPQATISHSSH